GTATCAAATCGTCCAAGACCCTACACCAGCCCCCGCAATTTGGAAATCTGCAATGGCGCTTACCGGAAACAAAATCAAGTCTCTGTTTATTCGCGATAATTTATTGATTATAGGCACCGAGAAAGCCGAGCGGGAACAACCGCAGACAAGAGATAGGCGATCCTCCGTAAAAATAGATAAATGCTGGTGCGATAGAGGCTTATTGCCTATACAGGATAGGAGCGAAAGCAAGCCTTTAGGCATTGGGAGGCGGTGCCCTGATATGTTTATGAGACAGGATGCATGATCAAGATTCTCACATTCTCGACACTGTTTCCCAATGACCAGCAGCCCGTACACGGTATCTTTGTTGAGAACCGGCTGCGCCATCTTTTGTCATCCGGGAAGGTGGAGGCCCGCGTTGTCGCCCCGGTGCCGTGGTTCCCGCTGCGCCAGGACTGTTTCGGCACTTATGCGACCTATGCCAAGGTCTGCAGTGCGGAAACACGACATGGGCTGGATATCATCCACCCCCGCTACCCCCTGATCCCGAAGGTCGGCATGAACTGGACGCCGGGTTTCATGTATCGGGCGCTTCGGCCGGTGATCCGAAAGATCATAAAAGACGGCTATGACTTCGACCTGATCGACGCCCATTATTTCTACCCCGATGGTATTGCCGCCGCCATGCTGGCCCGGGAGTTCAAGAAACCGCTGACCATTACGGCACGCGGTACCGACCTGAACCTGATCCCGCAATTCGACAAACCGCGGCAGATGATCAAACAGGCTGCCGAGCAGGCCAGCGGATTGATTACCGTCTGCGCGGCCTTGGCAGAACCGCTGGTGGACCTTGGCATCGACCGATCCAAGATTCATGTCCTGCGTAATGGCGTCGACCTGACGGCCTTTCAACCCCAGGATCGCGAACAAGCCCGCCAGAAACTGGGCCTCACCGGGCCGACCGCAGTTTCAGTCGGTGGATTGATCGAACGAAAAGGGCATCATATCGCCATTGCCGCCATGACGGGCCTACCGGAACTGACCCTGTTGATCGCCGGTGCCGGACCGGAGCGGCGAAACCTGGAAAATCTCGCGCAAGAAAAAGGCGTGGCGGATCGTGTGCGCTTCCTCGGCAATGTGCCGCACCGCGACCTGCCCGAGATTTATTCAGCCGCGGACCTGATGCTGCTTTGCTCCAGCCGTGAAGGCTGGGCGAATGTACTGTTGGAATCCATGGCCTGCGGCACGCCTGTTGTGGCAACCGACATCTGGGGAACCGGTGAGGTTGTCACCTGTGCAGATGCCGGGGTCCTGATGGAAGACAGAACGCCCGAGGCCGTTGTCAAAGGCATCAACAGCCTGCTTTCCGCCTTGCCAACCCGAACCGCAACGCGGCGTTATGCCGAAGGTTTTAGCTGGGATGACACCACGGAAGGACAACTCAATCTCTTTGAGTCGATCCTGCACGGACACTAGGAAATGAGGAGAACGGCCCGGGCCGTTAATGAACGGACTTGGGCTGCCCGTACTGGTTTTCCAGATTGGCCAGGAAATTATCCAGCTTTTCCTGAGCCAGGCCAAGCCGTTGAGCCAGCCGCGTCCGGCCATAGATGCCCCCGCTGACCAGCACCTCGCGCAACTCGTCTCTGGAAATTTTCAGCATCCGCGCCACACTGACCTCAAACAG
The Aestuariispira ectoiniformans genome window above contains:
- a CDS encoding glycosyltransferase family 4 protein, whose amino-acid sequence is MIKILTFSTLFPNDQQPVHGIFVENRLRHLLSSGKVEARVVAPVPWFPLRQDCFGTYATYAKVCSAETRHGLDIIHPRYPLIPKVGMNWTPGFMYRALRPVIRKIIKDGYDFDLIDAHYFYPDGIAAAMLAREFKKPLTITARGTDLNLIPQFDKPRQMIKQAAEQASGLITVCAALAEPLVDLGIDRSKIHVLRNGVDLTAFQPQDREQARQKLGLTGPTAVSVGGLIERKGHHIAIAAMTGLPELTLLIAGAGPERRNLENLAQEKGVADRVRFLGNVPHRDLPEIYSAADLMLLCSSREGWANVLLESMACGTPVVATDIWGTGEVVTCADAGVLMEDRTPEAVVKGINSLLSALPTRTATRRYAEGFSWDDTTEGQLNLFESILHGH